The sequence gagttgcgttcagttcatccttctcataaaagtgaacgtgttcaatgaacgcgttctttagcgttcgttcatgcacaacactgctggCCGGGCACGAAAGCTCTTGTTCCaaaatgggagggggggggagaccaGCTCTGAACGTGCTCCAGCTCTCTGccttcacatctctctctctctctctctctctctctctctctctctctctctctctctctctctctctctctctctcaaccacATCCAACTCAACTGGTTCATCTTTCCCTGATCCTCTCCGAGAACAATCGCCGTATTGTGTCTTAGAAATCAGCTTGTTGTTTGTCCCCTGCAGCTCCACCCTGCCCGGACAGGTTTCTCACCTACAGCTGACCCCAGTAAAGTGCTGCCCCACTACTCACATGCGCACATACATGTACGTCCCAGTCAATGTTCACACCCCTGTAAGTGAATGacggacaatccctctcaccccctccacaaaacactggacaagtggacaagctaaggagcagcttcagccacagactcatcaaccccgctgctctaaggaacgatacaggaaattgttcctcccaaccgcaataagactgtacaactcatctacctctgtcagagccaccatcacagaactgcactaaataaacCTGTTTCCTTGCACTCtgtaccctgtacaacactccggtccatatactggaacactCACTTCACgtcatatgtgatatgtgttaatataaaccctattgatactatatataatTTCATACattaatattgtcttttgcacagtctgtctacatattctcacactcatagtatattatattatctattgtatagtcaaatacttatatttatacctctactatatatcatatcatattatttcatactctttgtatattatttgtatatataagtctatatacacatatttatacatgtgtacatgttattattattattattatatttactattattattatatatactgttgctgccattattattattactatatactgctattatattggtataattactatcatatataaatatatattatgttatatttatatactatatatactgtactatttttatatactgtctaacaataacattaccagcataacatcagtactattaccatcatcttgccactgcaccttatctacctatttatcttgtgtttctgtttttattctttctacctcaatatttttatttttattctattgtattgtattttattttattcaaatgtaccggcccttatgacgacttaatttcccttcggggtgaataaagtaatctatctatctatgtgttGGAGGCTCGGACGGGGCCTCGCTCACAGTCACAGTGACTCTATGTGTTTTTCCCGAGCGGCCGGTTGTAGATGTTTATGTTGGAGCCCATTGGGCGATAGAGAACCTGCACAATGTTTATGTTTTCCTTTCTAATGGGCGCCCTGGGTTCGCACTGTGTCACCAGATATTTTCTCGGACTCTCAGGGACCCCCGCGCTGCACTCCCGTCATTTCCCATGTCCCATTCAGACGGCCCCTTTGATACAGAGGCTCTTCCTGCCGCAGACTCAGACTGGAGACATGGCTTAATCCTCCTCAGTCAACATATTCTCAAAGTATCACACACTTGAATGAAGAGAATGAAAACAGAGTCAGACCTGTGTTTTGAGTGGATCCAGATTCCGCCGTAATCTATGATCCCTTTTATACAACCGAGACAATTTTATATAATAATCAGTTCAATTACTGTGTAAATTACACATTGGATTTAATACAGAGCAAAACATTACAGTCATTTCCATAATCACAGATGAGATGCGAGAGAAAAAGATGGGTTTGGTGTTGGTAAAATGAAAGGAGCTCTGGCTGACTAAGTAAACTACATGATTTTTCTGCAAATCCTTCCTGATTTCAGGAAGATTAAAATGAGAGGAGCAGTAGAGGGAGAAGACCGATACATAAAACCCTGATGATAATGCACATGTTTATTGTTCCCTAGTGTAGCTGTGCGGTCTGGTGGTCAGATGTGTGACTCTGCTGCAGCTACAGGACTAGTCCCTGGCCATTTATCAGACAGGAGAAGGTATTTGGGGGAATCTTCTCCATTTCCAGTGGATTATTTTCCAAGTGGACTGAAGCCAAGGTCGAGCCGGAGTTACGAGGATGGCACACTCCCCAGCGCCTCACCAGCCTGGGAgcacagcacacaaacactgtttagATACATCATGCAGAATTCTATATCTAATCTCTTATAGGAGCTACTTTtgcacttttcttttaaattcacATAGTCCACCACATGTAAGACCTCAACATTATATCTTGTGATTGAGAATGCATGAAAAGAGATAAAGAAAGGAAATGTGGACAGTAAAAGTAATGGATAAATTGctatctaaaataaataaagagttaTGGTTATATTTACTCGCTGGGTGCAAATTATTAGCTAAAAGTAGTTGACAAAGAATAACACATCCATATCCCATCTCTTAGAGTTGGAATAAACTTAGAAATatcaacatttacaattttggttcaagtgctcttctatatgttttcatttcagatgaaaacatataGAAGAGCACTGGTGTTGTTGATGAAAGGGCTAAGGGAATAATCTCATCTGTGATAgatgcaaaaactacacaaatatctcaagatGAGAATGAGGTGACATATTTTGCGTCAATGTGTCAATAAACAGAAAGGCAGCAGACTTTATATGTCCTGCGAGGGGCCACTCCTCATCTGAATATTCGGATGTTTGTCACACATGAAAAGCAAAGGGAAAATTGGGTCATGTCTTAAAACATCTTATGTTTTTTGAACGAATCTTCCCCATTATTCTTTTAGCGTAATTACAGATtcgaaatatatatatatgatacagGGATTCCTGCTTGTCTTTCCAAAGAAAACAATGTGTGactcttttttaaataaccacTGGGTCTTTGTCTTGCACACAGGAATGAGACAAGACTTTAGGATTGGTTCTAGGTCACTTCTCGACAGTTGCGAGCTGATGGATCTTGGCCAAGTTCTCTGTTTGAAGTACATGCATCGAGTCGGGCTGCTgaccacaacaacaaacacaaggtCAATGGACATCgtagctgttgttttgtttaccaTGCTGTGTTAGAGCACAGGACAAACTGGTGAAGTTCATGTAATGTGAAACTGTCTCCACAAATTAAgtttgttgttgaaatgtgGGGTTGAACACTTGTATTTGTTAATACACTGAATACGCTACAATATCCTTCTTTGCTGCTTTGCTAAGATGCTTAATATAATTTCCAAAGGGAGCCTCACTTGCTTTACTTCGCTCCTTAACACTTAATTGACGGTAAATGTGATTCTATACCTGATCTGGTTGTTGTCCAGCCTGAGCACCTGCAGGTTCTTAAACTGCCGCACACAGCGAGGGACCTCCCGCAGGTGATTGTTGTCCAATAGGAGCTCACCCAGGGAGCGGTAGGTTCCAACAAAAGACGGTCGCTGTAAACCCTCGTTGCTCAAGGCATTGTGGGATAACCGAAGGGAGCGTAGGCCGGGCCGCAGGTGGCGGAACGCGAAGGTGGGGATGTACctgatgttgttgtgttggaGGTTCAGTTTGTGGAGAGGACGAGGCAGATTCATCGGGACAGAGGTGAACTGATTGAAGGACAAGTCCAAGGCTTCCAGAGACCTGAGGAGGAAAAAGCACACAGAAGAATCATGATTCTCAGAGACGTACGAGAAGACATTTTACTGATAGTGCTGtcagcgagggagggagagtgcaGAGTGGGAGTCTAAGATGTGGGGGAGACGTAGGGGAGCAGTGGGGGAGAAAATATTTAGGCCAGGTGGATGAACTGTAAGAGAGCATGGCAGTTTGAGGGGGAAATTGTGGTTCATAGAGTGGTTGATAAATGGtatgcaaatgttttgttagtggTAAAAAGAATGATCGTTAATGGAGGGAGGAACAGATCTCCGGGGGCTGTGGCAGAGACACAGCACAGAGCCTCAGTGTTCTCTTTGGAAGATCCCACACAGCTGTTGCGAGTTTGTGGCCCAGctcacagcaggagatgaacCTCATTTCCTGTTCTTCCACCTTTCACAGACCACACTCAACAGCCAATGAACTCAGAGCAACGTCAGGAGGCCAGCCAATGCCCACGCGGTGGAGTGAAACGAGGCCCAATGAGGAATCAAGGAGAGTGGAGGATTGTGGACGTGGGAGACGCttagactgacttgtgactgagtGACGTGGAGTGCCTCAGCAGATCTGCCGCTAAGTGACTTACGGTAAGACCTCTGCATAAACTCTCAACCCTTGAACTTTGCAACTCCCAGGATGCACTGCTGTTTTTAACCCCATTAGATGATGTGGTACGATGCCAAGGAGTGAAAATCCCTGAATTgatcaaaatgtttatatacCAACATTTGATCAATTCAGGGCCATGCAAACCTGTAAGTCCATGTACTGGCTTTTCCAACAtacccattacattttgaatGACAATGAAGAACTATTGATTTAAAATCACTTCACTGAACCAACAAAGGGTCCAACAAAGAACCAATTTCTGCTGATGATCTTTGGGACACTTTTCATGAATCATCAAAAATTGTTCTTTGACTCACCCTTGGGGGTTCTTTATAGAATCATATGCAGAAATGGTTCTTTAAACAACCTCTGGCTAAAAGCTTAGTATCACTACAAACAACCATTATTGGTTCCAGATTGGCACCTTTATTTTTCGGTGTGTATATCAATTAATTTCAGGTAATTGGTCTGTGTTGCAGCAAAGGTCATGGTTGGCATAAGTCCTTCAGTTACGTGGAACAAGGTCCAGTGTGGAGGTTGGTTACGTACCACTCTGCCTAACGGAGGTGTAATAAAACATCACATCGGTGCAACCATAAATGTCTGACTCGAGTTGAGACACATGGGAAAGAGCACAACGGTAGATTTAACTCAAGACACACACGAGCCAACATTCACTCAGTGCACAGCAGGCCTTTTGTGTAACCTACACGTGTCGTGGCAGTTATGGATTCctgtgaaaaatgtgtttctgttgaaAATTTAAACCCAACATATATCACTCGACCCGTTCTCCGCACTGCTTGGCTGGTGTTGATTTGTATTCTCCATCTTTGCCAGGAAGCTCAGCGGCAGTCCGCTCAGAGCTCCACATGGTAATGATGAGGTATTAATGAGGGACACGCAGTCCTCTCTTCTCAGAGGACCCCACCCTCTATACTCCCACccactgttacacacacacacacacacacacacacacacacacacacacacatagggaaCATGATGTTTACAAGAAACTGACGAATTAACATAATTGACTTGTATGATGTGCGAATTTCTAAATGCAAATTCACAAATTCCACATTCTGCATTATCAAacgaacaaacaaaacaaaacaatttctgTCCAGGATTAATTCATGACTTCGTCTGTGAAATATTTATAGCGAAACAAAGCTCTATCACACCAAATCCAAAGTTTATTGTGTgcatgaatttgtgtgtgtgtccatgttttAGAGCGAAACATGGCCAGGAGTAATCAAGCTGCTCTGCTTATCCTCAGGATGTTGGGTTGCAACAGGAATCTGCACACAGGGATTGTACACACTTTGGGAACCTAACCAGGATAGGTGGTGTAGCCAGAAGGAGGAGCTGCGCCAAGCCGGGTGCACAGACCAAGACTTGATTTGAATAATggtttgatggatggatgatggcaGAGAAAGGGTTTAGCTGTATTGTGTCATTATGGTGCAGGCTTCTGTGTACACTGAATTTATTAACATAGACAGACGTGGTATTTCAGGCCGAAGCACATTTGGATTAATTTATAAACTGAATATGGCTGTGGGGTGTTGGCCCACTGTGAGCTAACTTCTATGTCTAGGGTACATATATCACTGTCACATTTAAATGTGAACTAAATTACTATTCAATCAAAGTCAGAGGTTTTTACATGACACGAGTGTGATGCttcatcattgtgtttgtgtgaggtggtgtgtgcatgtgtgcttgtTATGCCACGTAAGCTTACTGTGAAACCAATTTGTGGGGGTCTGAAGATAAAAGAGCTTTCATTCCACGTCCTGTCAGGCTCCGACACGTCATGACGtgacgcaacacacacacacacacacacacacagctttgatGTGATGATCAGTGAACCTGTGCCTCCATGCAGTCAGTGTGAGCCCGCAGCGACGACAAATGAAaccacagatcctctccaacaACTGCCTCTCAGTCAAAATGACACAAGGGatgaaaatcaaattaatacataaCTTAAAAAATTCGATCAGCACGTAATAACTCTCTGTTTAAACATAAAGTCAAACAAAATTAGACTGTTTCTGTGTCACTTGTCAATTACTACTGACAACACAGTTTACCTGGTTTCTATTTTTAGTTAATGACCCATGTTAAATTGCAGAACACGCAAACCAAAATCCAGATTACAAACACTTTCCAATGAAAATGTTAACTCAAAACTAATTGAAAACATATAACCCCGCAAAATACTATTATGATGGACCTTTGTAATGACTGAATATGTGATTGTTTATGCTGCTTTCATCAGGGAGAGTAACTTGAAGCATGTGGCTCTGTTGGCTGGCAGCAGGGATGTGATCATGATTCAATTTTGAGTAAGTGCGGAGACATTTAACAGATATTTGAGCTGACAGCTTCATAAAAAGCCAGGAGTAGAtgggaaaagtgtgtgtgtgtgtgtgtgggtgtgtgtgtgtttgacaatgAAAGCTGTCCATGAAGAAAGACAAGTTGGCTCTTAGTACAAAGTCATGCTACTGCAGATGTTGATTAAATTACAAACGTACTTGACACATGTACTTGACGTACTTAAGTATTTTTGAGAGTACTTATTAAAAACTAGAAATACTATCCTGTGGTTGTATGCCTCCATCAAGCATTGCAATTTCAGTCGATGTGCATTTTCCACCTTTGACAactgaaatcgaatcagttaatctttgagtccaagtgacagaaagaaattccctaaaggcagacttgagatatcaagAGGCTAAACACATGTTTTGTGAGGCGACCACGACCTGTAACCGCCCAAATATAATGAGTTTATCCGTGAGGCCAAGTGAACATTTGGAGCAAATTTGAACAGAATGTCCTCAAGGAGCTTTTGAGATTATTtggttcacaagaatgggacggaCAGACAACATGTAAACATAACGCCTCTTGGTCCAAAAACATGGCCACTAGgagcaagaaagaaaacatatctCAACTGAACTATAGGCTATAATGATCAAACTGGTCACAATATACCTGCACAGTTATTTACAAGGTACATAGTGAGGTGAGGTGCTGGCACTCAGTCTCTTCTGCATGAGATAGATCCCAGGTCCAAGCTGCTCTCCCCAGCTCCCAGTAACCTCCAGTATATCCTCCACTCGTACCTCCGATCCCTGCAGCCCAGCAGGAGGCAACAATAACACTGACTTCATGACATGGAACAGAGGCGCTCCACTAACCAGAACCACACTGCAGATTATTATCTTTCTTCGGACAATTTACTTTTcattctctcgctccctcttttCATtccctttctgtctttttttcctcacaCCTCCGCAGAGCAACATGAGGATTTCATTTCTCCAGAAACTCAA comes from Pleuronectes platessa chromosome 6, fPlePla1.1, whole genome shotgun sequence and encodes:
- the LOC128442889 gene encoding extracellular matrix protein 2 gives rise to the protein MNLPRPLHKLNLQHNNIRYIPTFAFRHLRPGLRSLRLSHNALSNEGLQRPSFVGTYRSLGELLLDNNHLREVPRCVRQFKNLQVLRLDNNQIRLVRRWGVCHPRNSGSTLASVHLENNPLEMEKIPPNTFSCLINGQGLVL